A genomic window from Streptomyces sp. WMMC940 includes:
- a CDS encoding dynamin family protein — MEVRPQLIDALSALRDRVAAVRLPLPLPGAPRARQTRAELLAQLDDYLVPRLKDPDAPLLAVVGGSTGAGKSTLVNSLVGRRVTEAGVLRPTTRTPVLVCHPDDRHWFADMRVLPNFTRVWLPQQDETEQSPGTARGRTKTKGKPEERALRVETAASLPPGLALLDAPDIDSLVVENRIMASELICAADVWIMVTTASRYADAVPWHLLRTAKEYDAMLVTVLDRVPHQVINEVSRQYAALLTKAGLGHVPRFTIPELPESAGGGRGLLPDTAVAALRDWLAHRALDPAARQQTVVRTAAGVIDSLNARMPELAGAVAAQYAAAVRLSAAVEEAYGVETERVREQVRRGSVLAGDARTRWRGWPRDSSACELLDALAESLTALLQCAVAAADERLQEAWRREPAGPALARHSRADGETPERIGMAVRRWRRVIEELAEEEARAMERSAAPDSETVAALLATALLGGRRARAAGELLAERMGAQGALRLRDRGGELVTTYIERVMNEERDRRLAPLDSLELCPEPQAELIAALSVLQKER; from the coding sequence ATGGAAGTACGGCCTCAGCTCATCGACGCACTCTCCGCCCTGCGCGACCGAGTCGCAGCCGTGCGTCTTCCACTCCCCCTTCCAGGTGCTCCGCGGGCGCGGCAGACGAGAGCCGAGCTGCTCGCGCAGCTCGACGACTATCTGGTGCCCCGGCTGAAGGACCCCGACGCGCCGCTGCTCGCGGTGGTCGGCGGTTCGACGGGAGCCGGCAAGTCCACCCTGGTCAACTCCCTTGTCGGGCGGCGGGTGACCGAGGCGGGGGTATTGCGGCCGACGACGCGCACGCCCGTGCTCGTGTGCCACCCGGACGATCGCCACTGGTTCGCAGACATGCGCGTACTGCCGAACTTCACCCGCGTATGGCTGCCGCAGCAGGACGAGACGGAGCAGTCGCCCGGAACCGCGCGCGGCAGGACGAAGACCAAGGGCAAGCCCGAGGAGAGGGCACTGAGGGTCGAGACCGCGGCGTCGCTGCCGCCCGGGCTGGCCCTGCTCGACGCGCCCGACATCGACTCCCTCGTCGTCGAGAACCGGATCATGGCGTCCGAGCTGATCTGCGCCGCCGACGTATGGATCATGGTCACCACGGCCTCCCGGTACGCGGACGCGGTCCCCTGGCATCTGCTCCGCACGGCCAAGGAGTACGACGCCATGCTCGTGACGGTGCTCGACCGGGTGCCGCACCAGGTGATCAACGAGGTGTCCCGGCAGTACGCGGCACTGCTCACCAAGGCCGGGCTCGGGCACGTACCGCGCTTCACGATCCCGGAGCTGCCCGAGTCCGCGGGTGGCGGCCGGGGGCTGCTCCCGGACACCGCCGTCGCCGCGCTCCGCGACTGGCTGGCGCACCGGGCCCTGGATCCCGCCGCGCGCCAGCAGACGGTCGTCCGTACCGCCGCCGGGGTCATCGATTCGCTGAACGCCCGGATGCCGGAGCTCGCGGGGGCCGTGGCCGCCCAGTACGCGGCCGCCGTGCGTCTCTCCGCGGCGGTCGAGGAGGCGTACGGCGTCGAGACCGAGCGGGTGCGCGAGCAGGTCCGGCGCGGATCCGTCCTCGCCGGTGACGCGCGCACCCGATGGCGGGGTTGGCCACGCGACAGTTCGGCCTGCGAACTCCTCGACGCGCTGGCGGAGAGCCTGACAGCCCTGCTGCAGTGTGCGGTCGCCGCCGCCGACGAGCGGCTCCAGGAGGCATGGAGGCGCGAACCGGCCGGCCCCGCGCTCGCCCGGCACTCACGGGCCGACGGGGAGACGCCCGAGCGCATCGGCATGGCCGTGCGGCGCTGGCGGCGCGTCATCGAGGAACTCGCCGAGGAGGAGGCCCGCGCGATGGAACGCTCCGCCGCACCCGACTCCGAGACGGTCGCCGCGCTGCTCGCCACCGCGCTGCTCGGCGGTCGGCGGGCCAGGGCCGCCGGGGAGCTGCTGGCGGAGCGGATGGGTGCCCAGGGCGCGCTCAGGCTGCGCGACAGGGGCGGGGAGCTGGTGACCACGTACATCGAACGTGTCATGAACGAGGAGCGCGACCGGCGCCTCGCGCCGCTCGACTCCCTCGAACTGTGCCCGGAGCCGCAGGCCGAGCTGATCGCCGCGCTGTCCGTACTGCAGAAGGAGAGGTGA
- a CDS encoding GTPase gives MTAVTAVTGETEDRRSSGGAGSGSGNASGAQDEPGARGDAAAGAAPGRRGRPGEEARPEDEDPSAGGGERARVDGAEGATDPASRAEGKREGGPEAGAPEEGDGERWDDGLIARRAVDPTDPAGDHGSLVGGEGHVPIGGPYAAPLRGRLDALRELVGLSRTRLDDEALAEAGRVLDEAAARQQLSARHTVVAIAGATGSGKSTLFNALAGVPISETGLRRPTTSAPISLSWSEGAAGLLDRLAIPPRLRRRPLAGGSGDEALQGLVLVDLPDHDSAMTVHREQVDRVLKLVDAVIWVVDPEKYADAALHERYLRPLAGHAEITFVVLNQIDRLPGDAADQVLDDLRRLLDEDGMAVGEHGEPGATVLALSALTGEGVGELRELLGRLVQEKSAAARRVSADIDAATGRLRSMYVADGRPGLSERARDDFTARLANAVGATAVGEEAERRWRRNAGRACGTPWLRLWRWYERVRMPGGGLPQPKQPAEEELTARQRVEQAVRTVADDAAHGLPAPWAQAVREAAVRGAEGLPEELDDLAAELGTPSGRLPRPAWWPAAVFVQVCMTLLQVFGGLWLVGQIIGVLEPGLLPPVLVMLAGIIGGPLVEWACAAAAKGPARRYGQDAERRLREAAAACGRAKVLDPIAAELLRYREVREQYGVVSFRR, from the coding sequence GTGACCGCGGTGACGGCAGTCACTGGTGAGACCGAGGACCGCCGCTCGTCGGGCGGAGCCGGGAGCGGGTCCGGGAACGCGTCCGGAGCGCAGGACGAGCCAGGGGCCAGAGGTGATGCCGCGGCCGGGGCGGCCCCGGGGCGCCGTGGCCGCCCCGGCGAGGAGGCCCGTCCCGAGGATGAAGACCCGTCCGCCGGAGGCGGCGAGCGGGCGCGGGTCGACGGGGCCGAGGGCGCCACGGACCCCGCGTCGCGCGCCGAGGGGAAGCGCGAGGGCGGCCCGGAGGCCGGCGCTCCCGAGGAAGGCGACGGAGAGCGATGGGACGACGGCCTGATCGCCCGCAGGGCCGTCGACCCGACCGATCCCGCAGGTGACCACGGCTCGCTCGTCGGCGGCGAAGGGCACGTCCCCATCGGCGGCCCGTACGCCGCCCCGCTGCGCGGCAGGCTGGACGCGCTCCGTGAACTCGTCGGGCTCTCCCGCACCCGCCTCGACGACGAGGCCCTGGCGGAGGCGGGCCGCGTGCTCGACGAGGCGGCGGCGCGGCAGCAGTTGTCGGCGCGGCACACCGTCGTCGCCATCGCGGGCGCCACCGGCAGCGGTAAGTCGACCCTCTTCAACGCCCTGGCCGGGGTGCCGATTTCGGAGACCGGGCTGCGTCGGCCGACGACGTCCGCACCGATCTCGCTCAGCTGGTCCGAAGGCGCCGCCGGGCTTCTCGACCGGCTCGCCATCCCGCCCCGGCTGCGTCGCAGGCCGCTCGCGGGCGGAAGCGGCGACGAGGCGCTCCAGGGCCTCGTCCTGGTGGATCTTCCCGACCACGACTCGGCGATGACGGTGCACCGGGAACAGGTGGACCGGGTCCTCAAGCTCGTCGACGCGGTCATCTGGGTCGTCGACCCGGAGAAGTACGCGGACGCGGCGCTCCACGAGCGCTATCTGCGGCCGCTCGCGGGGCACGCCGAGATCACCTTCGTCGTCCTCAACCAGATCGACCGGCTGCCGGGCGATGCCGCCGACCAAGTGCTGGACGACCTGCGCAGACTGCTCGACGAGGACGGGATGGCGGTCGGTGAGCACGGCGAGCCGGGCGCCACCGTGCTCGCGCTGTCGGCTCTCACCGGTGAGGGCGTCGGTGAGCTGCGAGAACTGCTCGGCCGACTCGTCCAGGAGAAGTCCGCCGCGGCTCGCCGCGTCTCCGCCGACATCGACGCGGCGACCGGTCGGCTGCGGTCCATGTACGTCGCCGACGGGCGGCCGGGTCTCAGCGAGCGGGCCCGGGACGACTTCACCGCCCGGCTGGCGAACGCGGTCGGCGCCACCGCCGTCGGCGAGGAGGCCGAACGCCGGTGGCGCAGGAACGCCGGGAGGGCCTGCGGGACGCCGTGGCTCCGGCTGTGGCGTTGGTACGAACGCGTCCGCATGCCCGGCGGGGGGCTGCCCCAGCCCAAGCAGCCGGCGGAGGAGGAGCTCACGGCCCGTCAGCGCGTCGAGCAGGCGGTGCGGACGGTGGCCGACGACGCTGCCCACGGGCTGCCGGCCCCGTGGGCGCAGGCGGTGCGCGAGGCGGCGGTGCGCGGTGCGGAGGGGCTTCCGGAGGAGCTCGACGACCTGGCCGCCGAACTGGGCACGCCCAGCGGCCGTCTGCCGCGTCCGGCGTGGTGGCCTGCGGCGGTGTTCGTTCAGGTGTGCATGACGCTGCTGCAGGTCTTCGGCGGGCTGTGGCTGGTGGGCCAGATCATCGGGGTGCTGGAGCCGGGACTGCTCCCGCCGGTTCTGGTGATGCTCGCCGGGATCATCGGCGGGCCGCTGGTGGAGTGGGCGTGTGCGGCGGCCGCGAAGGGGCCCGCGAGACGGTACGGGCAGGACGCGGAACGGCGCTTGCGGGAGGCGGCGGCGGCGTGCGGCAGGGCGAAGGTGCTCGATCCGATCGCCGCGGAACTGCTCCGCTACCGGGAGGTGCGGGAGCAGTACGGGGTGGTGTCGTTCAGACGCTGA
- a CDS encoding Cys-Gln thioester bond-forming surface protein, with protein MFTALSVRGRGAARLAVTALVSGLFAAGALAFAGPAAAEDIPQHQGGVSATLDGLTTFDRAVLHDGGQRHELSAGLFEMTVDGGGRLKTYCIDIHNPTQEQAKYLETPWDQTSLGANSGAGRIRWILQHSYPQVDDLMALAERAGTGPLTERTAAAGTQVAIWRYSDGAEVEALDPAAEQLADWLEKKAKNVEEPRASLSLEPNAVSGKAGGRLGPITVRTDADRVTVTPPADSAASGVIVTDEAGKPVTTAVDGSRLYVDVPAGATDGTAALSLQATTNVPVGRAFSAVTKSQTQILAGSSRSTVSARATATWATKGPIPALTAKKNCAGGGIDITATNRGDEKFTFELLGLQHAIAPGESRTVTVPVPEDQAYDFTITGPGGFSRNFKGVLDCRTTGSAGPVTDEPEPRPSAASAGGTAVDENLAATGASGATPIIAGVAIGLVVIGGAAVLFVRRKKAPSAED; from the coding sequence GTGTTTACTGCGCTCTCTGTACGCGGGCGGGGCGCCGCCCGGCTCGCCGTGACGGCCCTGGTGTCGGGCCTGTTCGCGGCCGGCGCCCTGGCCTTCGCCGGACCGGCCGCGGCCGAGGACATCCCCCAGCACCAGGGTGGGGTGTCCGCGACGCTGGACGGCCTGACCACCTTCGACCGAGCCGTCCTGCACGACGGCGGACAGCGCCACGAACTCTCTGCCGGACTGTTCGAGATGACCGTCGACGGTGGGGGCAGACTCAAGACCTACTGCATCGACATACACAACCCGACGCAGGAGCAGGCGAAGTACCTGGAGACCCCCTGGGACCAGACCTCGCTCGGCGCCAACAGTGGTGCCGGGAGGATCCGGTGGATCCTGCAGCACTCCTATCCGCAGGTCGACGACCTCATGGCACTGGCCGAACGGGCGGGCACGGGACCGCTCACCGAGCGGACCGCGGCAGCCGGAACACAGGTGGCGATCTGGCGGTACTCGGACGGCGCCGAGGTCGAGGCGCTCGACCCCGCGGCGGAACAACTCGCCGACTGGCTGGAGAAGAAGGCCAAGAACGTCGAGGAGCCCCGTGCCTCGCTGAGCCTGGAGCCGAACGCGGTCTCGGGGAAGGCCGGCGGCCGGCTCGGGCCCATCACGGTCCGCACCGACGCCGACCGGGTGACCGTGACACCGCCCGCGGACTCCGCGGCCAGCGGCGTCATCGTGACGGATGAGGCCGGCAAACCCGTCACCACCGCGGTCGACGGCAGCAGGCTGTACGTCGACGTGCCGGCCGGTGCCACCGACGGCACGGCCGCTCTGAGCCTGCAGGCCACCACCAATGTGCCGGTGGGGCGGGCGTTCTCCGCGGTGACCAAGAGCCAGACGCAGATCCTGGCCGGCTCCAGCCGTTCCACCGTCTCCGCGAGGGCCACCGCCACCTGGGCCACGAAGGGACCGATACCCGCGCTCACCGCGAAGAAGAACTGCGCCGGGGGCGGAATCGACATCACCGCCACCAACAGGGGCGACGAGAAGTTCACCTTCGAGCTGCTGGGGCTCCAGCACGCGATAGCACCCGGTGAGTCCCGCACCGTGACCGTCCCCGTGCCCGAGGACCAGGCCTACGACTTCACGATCACGGGGCCGGGCGGCTTCTCGAGGAACTTCAAGGGCGTGCTGGACTGCAGGACCACCGGCAGCGCCGGTCCCGTCACGGACGAGCCGGAGCCTCGACCCAGCGCGGCCTCGGCAGGCGGCACGGCCGTCGACGAGAACCTGGCGGCGACCGGCGCCTCCGGCGCCACCCCGATCATCGCGGGCGTGGCCATCGGGCTCGTGGTCATCGGCGGCGCCGCGGTCCTCTTCGTACGCAGGAAGAAGGCCCCCTCCGCGGAGGATTGA
- the ettA gene encoding energy-dependent translational throttle protein EttA: MAEYIYTMRKTRKAHGDKVILDDVTLSFLPGAKIGVVGPNGAGKSTVLKIMAGLEQPSNGDAFLSPGYSVGILLQEPPLDESKTVLENVQDGVSEVKGKLDRFNEIAELMATDYSDALMEEMGKLQEDLDHANAWDLDAQLEQAMDALGCPPGDWPVTNLSGGEKRRVALCKLLLESPDLLLLDEPTNHLDAESVQWLEQHLAKYAGTVVAITHDRYFLDNVAQWILELDRGRAHPYEGNYSTYLENKSARLKVEGQKDAKRQKRLKEELEWVRSNAKGRQAKSKARLARYEEMAAEAEKTRKLDFEEIQIPPGPRLGNVVVEVENLNKAFGEKVLIDDLSFTLPRNGIVGVIGPNGAGKTTLFKMLQGLEKPDSGQIKVGDTVKISYVDQSRENIDPKKTLWAVVSDELDYINVGQVEMPSRAYVSAFGFKGPDQQKPAGVLSGGERNRLNLALTLKQGGNLLLLDEPTNDLDVETLSSLENALLDFPGCAVVVSHDRWFLDRVATHILAYEGDSKWFWFEGNFESYEKNKIERLGPDAARPHRATYKKLTRG, translated from the coding sequence TTGGCTGAGTACATCTACACCATGCGCAAGACGCGCAAGGCGCACGGCGACAAGGTGATCCTTGACGACGTCACGCTGAGCTTCCTGCCCGGTGCGAAGATCGGTGTGGTCGGCCCGAACGGCGCCGGTAAGTCGACCGTGCTGAAGATCATGGCCGGTCTTGAGCAGCCCTCCAACGGTGACGCCTTCCTCTCGCCCGGTTACAGCGTCGGCATCCTTCTGCAGGAGCCCCCGCTCGACGAGAGCAAGACGGTCCTGGAGAACGTCCAGGACGGTGTCTCGGAGGTCAAGGGCAAGCTCGACCGGTTCAACGAGATCGCCGAGCTGATGGCCACCGACTACTCCGACGCGCTGATGGAGGAGATGGGCAAGCTCCAGGAGGACCTGGACCACGCCAACGCCTGGGACCTCGACGCGCAGCTGGAGCAGGCCATGGACGCGCTGGGCTGCCCGCCCGGCGACTGGCCGGTCACCAACCTCTCCGGTGGCGAGAAGCGCCGCGTCGCACTCTGCAAGCTGCTGCTGGAGTCTCCCGACCTGCTGCTTCTCGACGAGCCCACCAACCACCTGGACGCCGAGTCCGTCCAGTGGCTGGAGCAGCACCTCGCCAAGTACGCCGGCACCGTCGTCGCCATCACCCACGACCGGTACTTCCTGGACAACGTGGCTCAGTGGATCCTCGAGCTGGACCGCGGCCGTGCTCACCCGTACGAGGGCAACTACTCCACGTACCTGGAGAACAAGTCCGCACGTCTCAAGGTCGAGGGCCAGAAGGACGCCAAGCGCCAGAAGCGCCTCAAGGAAGAGCTGGAGTGGGTCCGCTCCAACGCCAAGGGCCGCCAGGCCAAGTCCAAGGCGCGACTCGCCCGCTACGAGGAGATGGCCGCCGAGGCGGAGAAGACCCGGAAGCTCGACTTCGAGGAGATCCAGATCCCGCCGGGCCCGCGACTGGGCAACGTCGTCGTCGAGGTCGAGAACCTCAACAAGGCCTTCGGCGAGAAGGTCCTCATCGACGACCTGAGCTTCACCCTGCCGCGCAACGGCATCGTCGGTGTCATCGGCCCGAACGGCGCCGGCAAGACCACGCTGTTCAAGATGCTCCAGGGCCTGGAGAAGCCGGACTCCGGCCAGATCAAGGTCGGCGACACCGTCAAGATCAGCTATGTCGATCAGAGCCGCGAGAACATCGACCCCAAGAAGACGCTGTGGGCCGTCGTCTCGGACGAGCTGGACTACATCAACGTCGGCCAGGTCGAGATGCCCTCCCGCGCGTACGTCTCGGCGTTCGGCTTCAAGGGCCCGGACCAGCAGAAGCCGGCCGGCGTGCTGTCCGGCGGTGAGCGCAACCGCCTCAACCTGGCGCTCACCCTGAAGCAGGGCGGCAACCTGCTGCTCCTCGACGAGCCGACCAACGACCTCGACGTCGAGACGCTCTCCTCGCTGGAGAACGCCCTGCTCGACTTCCCGGGCTGCGCCGTGGTCGTCTCCCACGACCGCTGGTTCCTCGACCGGGTCGCCACGCACATCCTGGCGTACGAGGGCGACTCGAAGTGGTTCTGGTTCGAGGGCAACTTCGAGTCCTACGAGAAGAACAAGATCGAGCGGCTCGGCCCGGACGCGGCTCGCCCGCACCGTGCCACCTACAAGAAGCTCACCCGGGGCTGA
- a CDS encoding acyl-CoA thioesterase, which translates to MARHIYSCPLRWSDMDAFGHVNNVVFLRYLEEARIDFMFRLAPGNGSPSFSGGSVVARHEIDYVRPLVHRHEPVTVESWVTKVGAASLTIAYEIKDPDQVYVRASTVVVPYDLAAGRPRRITAEEKSFLQEYLDEGVKDALAA; encoded by the coding sequence GTGGCTCGGCACATCTACAGTTGTCCCCTGCGCTGGTCGGACATGGACGCCTTCGGGCACGTCAACAACGTGGTCTTCCTCCGCTACTTGGAGGAGGCCCGCATCGACTTCATGTTCCGGCTGGCACCGGGGAACGGCTCCCCGTCGTTCTCCGGCGGGTCCGTCGTGGCCCGTCATGAGATCGACTACGTACGCCCGCTCGTGCACCGCCACGAACCGGTGACCGTCGAGTCCTGGGTGACGAAGGTCGGCGCGGCGTCGCTCACGATCGCCTACGAGATCAAGGACCCGGACCAGGTGTACGTCCGGGCCTCGACCGTCGTCGTCCCGTACGACCTGGCGGCCGGGCGTCCGCGCCGTATCACCGCCGAGGAGAAGTCCTTCCTCCAGGAGTACCTGGACGAAGGCGTGAAGGACGCGCTCGCGGCATGA
- a CDS encoding ABC transporter ATP-binding protein yields the protein MAAPTLEVRGLTCAIGRRTLLRDADLSARAGTSLSVMGPSGSGKTTLLSCLAGLHTPQAGTIRVDGTDISALRPGRAAAWRLRTIGFVHQFGELLPELSAVENAALPLLIAGRRRRDAYGTAETLLGELGVGEVADSPASVLSGGERQRVAVARALSTRPPLVLADEPTGSLDERTTEDVCDMLFRLPARYGCALVLVTHNPVVAHRADRLLTLREGTLRDSAPGTAHDTTTAGA from the coding sequence ATGGCCGCGCCCACTCTGGAGGTCCGCGGCCTCACCTGCGCGATCGGCAGGCGCACGCTGCTGCGCGATGCGGACCTGAGCGCCCGGGCGGGGACGTCCCTTTCCGTCATGGGGCCGAGCGGCAGCGGCAAGACCACGCTGCTGTCGTGCCTCGCCGGGTTGCACACCCCGCAGGCCGGGACCATCAGGGTGGACGGCACGGACATCTCCGCGCTGCGGCCCGGGCGGGCCGCGGCGTGGCGTCTGCGCACCATCGGCTTCGTCCACCAGTTCGGCGAACTGCTACCGGAGTTGAGCGCGGTCGAGAACGCGGCGCTCCCCCTGCTGATCGCCGGCAGGAGGCGGCGCGACGCCTACGGCACCGCCGAGACCCTCCTCGGTGAGCTCGGCGTCGGAGAGGTCGCGGACTCGCCCGCGAGCGTGCTGTCGGGCGGGGAGCGCCAGCGCGTCGCGGTGGCCCGGGCCCTGTCCACACGACCACCGCTGGTCCTCGCCGACGAACCGACCGGCTCCCTGGACGAACGCACCACCGAGGACGTCTGCGACATGCTGTTCCGGCTACCCGCCCGGTACGGCTGCGCGCTGGTCCTGGTGACCCACAATCCGGTGGTCGCCCACCGCGCGGACCGTCTGCTGACCCTGCGCGAGGGCACGCTGCGCGACTCCGCACCCGGCACCGCGCACGACACGACGACGGCGGGGGCATGA
- a CDS encoding globin has product MNEIPRGTLQEQTFYEQVGGEETFRRLVRRFYEGVAGDPLLRPMYPEEDLGPAEERLTLFLMQYWGGPRTYSDNRGHPRLRMRHAPFTVDRAAHDAWLRHMRVAVDELGLSEEHERQLWNYLTYAAASMVNTAG; this is encoded by the coding sequence GTGAACGAGATTCCGCGGGGCACACTTCAGGAGCAGACCTTCTACGAGCAGGTGGGCGGCGAGGAGACCTTCCGCCGCCTCGTGCGGCGTTTCTACGAGGGCGTCGCCGGGGACCCCCTGCTGCGGCCGATGTACCCGGAGGAGGACCTGGGCCCGGCCGAGGAGCGCCTCACGCTCTTCCTGATGCAGTACTGGGGCGGCCCCCGCACCTACAGCGACAACCGCGGTCACCCCCGACTGCGCATGCGCCACGCCCCGTTCACCGTCGACAGGGCCGCGCACGACGCCTGGCTCAGGCACATGCGGGTCGCGGTCGACGAACTCGGCCTCTCCGAGGAGCACGAGCGTCAGCTCTGGAACTACCTCACGTACGCCGCCGCCTCGATGGTGAACACGGCGGGCTGA
- a CDS encoding methyltransferase domain-containing protein — MGADRDARTVRDPYAGPAAEVRAALVRRIAAAGALRDPAWRAAFAEVPRHLFVPYYYVSTFAGYERLWSGDSEPDRRERWLRGAYSDGPLATRVRDGELVSSSSQPSLMARMLEALEVEDGHRVLEIGAGTGYNAALLAHRLGDPLVTTVDLDPEIAEAARRHLAAAGHHPAVITGDGARGCPGRAPFDRIIATCALPSVPRAWLEQCVPGGLLLAPLANGLVALRVRDEGRAEGRFLHTPAYFVPLRGGGPVRTSVPHVGGLPRRVAESEQFRFLLTLTAGVLDPHEALSLWQREGRPERERFGVTVSGDSQWAWLDDPEGPYAWTLGATGPDR; from the coding sequence ATGGGTGCGGACCGGGACGCGCGCACGGTACGGGACCCCTACGCCGGGCCCGCCGCCGAGGTGCGCGCGGCGCTGGTGCGGAGGATCGCCGCGGCCGGCGCGCTGCGGGACCCGGCCTGGCGTGCGGCTTTCGCGGAGGTTCCGCGCCATCTGTTCGTGCCGTACTACTACGTGTCGACCTTCGCCGGGTACGAGCGGCTCTGGTCGGGCGACTCCGAGCCGGACCGCCGCGAGCGCTGGCTGAGGGGCGCGTACTCCGACGGCCCGCTCGCCACCCGCGTCCGCGACGGCGAACTCGTCTCCTCCAGCAGCCAGCCGTCCCTGATGGCGCGGATGCTGGAGGCGCTGGAGGTGGAGGACGGGCACCGCGTGCTGGAGATCGGCGCGGGCACCGGTTACAACGCGGCACTGCTGGCGCACCGGCTGGGGGACCCGCTGGTGACGACCGTCGACCTGGACCCGGAGATCGCCGAGGCCGCGCGCCGCCATCTCGCGGCCGCCGGCCACCACCCGGCCGTGATCACCGGTGACGGTGCGCGCGGCTGCCCGGGGCGCGCCCCGTTCGACCGCATCATCGCCACCTGCGCCCTTCCGTCGGTACCGCGGGCCTGGCTCGAGCAGTGCGTGCCGGGTGGACTGCTCCTCGCCCCGCTCGCCAACGGGCTGGTCGCGCTGCGGGTGCGTGACGAAGGCCGCGCGGAGGGGCGCTTCCTGCACACGCCCGCGTACTTCGTCCCGCTGCGCGGAGGCGGGCCGGTGAGGACATCGGTCCCGCATGTGGGCGGGTTGCCGAGGCGCGTGGCGGAGAGCGAGCAGTTCCGCTTCCTGCTCACGCTGACCGCGGGCGTGCTGGATCCGCACGAAGCGCTCTCGCTCTGGCAGCGCGAAGGCCGGCCGGAGCGGGAGCGCTTCGGGGTCACCGTCAGCGGAGACAGCCAGTGGGCGTGGCTGGACGACCCCGAGGGCCCGTACGCCTGGACCCTGGGCGCGACCGGCCCCGACCGGTGA
- a CDS encoding FHA domain-containing protein, with product MPTCPNGHQSGSDDWCEVCGHRMAGAGAPAGAVPPPPPPPAPSPPPAPGYGYPGPGDPNATAQAELCPQCRTPREPMAPFCEECRWNFLTNTATSYTPVAPPHRGGPGGPGGPGGPGGPPPGLNLPPGFQAQQPPRPPDPFDYQSSRPSQMNRPAEPIGGEPPAPRPPQAGPPAPPPFPQPGTSGSSDVSESPGRHRPPGPPEFSRPAPPPQQQGFPAGPPAPPGFPQAVPAPPQRPQGGGDDDWMISPPSQQHAPHHPGQQHPAPPPQQVPYEPAGWTAVIAPDREYFMAMMQRSGPEAAGLNLPAYSPEQQLALSGNEVTIGRRRHSTGESPDIDLSVPPEDPGVSHQHAVLVQQPDGSWAVVDQNSTNGTTVNGAEDPIQPYVPVPLRDGDRVHVGAWTTITIRRG from the coding sequence ATGCCGACCTGCCCGAACGGACACCAGTCGGGTTCCGACGACTGGTGCGAGGTCTGCGGCCATCGCATGGCCGGGGCGGGGGCTCCGGCGGGCGCGGTTCCGCCGCCTCCTCCCCCGCCGGCTCCTTCGCCGCCGCCCGCGCCGGGCTACGGCTACCCGGGGCCGGGCGACCCGAACGCCACGGCCCAGGCGGAGCTGTGCCCGCAGTGCCGTACACCCCGCGAGCCGATGGCACCCTTCTGCGAGGAGTGCCGCTGGAACTTCCTCACGAACACGGCGACGTCGTACACCCCCGTGGCCCCGCCCCACCGAGGGGGACCCGGCGGCCCGGGCGGACCCGGCGGGCCCGGCGGGCCGCCGCCCGGTCTGAACCTGCCGCCCGGCTTCCAGGCCCAGCAGCCGCCGCGCCCACCGGACCCGTTCGACTACCAGAGCTCGCGGCCCTCGCAGATGAACCGGCCCGCCGAGCCGATCGGCGGCGAACCCCCGGCACCCCGGCCGCCACAGGCCGGACCGCCGGCCCCGCCGCCGTTCCCCCAGCCGGGCACGTCCGGCTCCTCGGACGTCTCCGAGTCGCCCGGGCGGCACCGGCCCCCGGGGCCGCCCGAGTTCAGCAGGCCGGCCCCGCCTCCGCAGCAGCAGGGGTTCCCCGCCGGCCCGCCCGCCCCTCCCGGCTTCCCGCAGGCCGTTCCGGCCCCGCCGCAGCGGCCGCAGGGCGGCGGTGACGACGACTGGATGATCTCCCCGCCCTCGCAGCAGCACGCTCCGCACCATCCCGGACAGCAGCACCCGGCGCCCCCTCCGCAGCAGGTACCGTACGAGCCCGCGGGCTGGACCGCGGTCATCGCGCCCGACCGCGAGTACTTCATGGCGATGATGCAGCGCAGCGGCCCCGAGGCCGCCGGGCTGAACCTGCCCGCGTACTCACCGGAGCAGCAGCTCGCGCTCTCGGGCAACGAGGTGACCATCGGCCGCCGCCGGCACTCCACCGGCGAGTCGCCCGACATCGACCTGTCGGTGCCGCCGGAGGACCCGGGCGTCTCGCACCAGCACGCCGTGCTGGTCCAGCAGCCCGACGGCTCCTGGGCCGTCGTCGACCAGAACTCCACGAACGGCACGACGGTGAACGGCGCCGAGGACCCCATCCAGCCCTACGTCCCCGTCCCCCTGCGGGACGGCGACCGGGTGCACGTGGGCGCCTGGACGACGATCACCATCCGTCGGGGCTGA